The window TAGGGTTCGCCATCTTAAAAGCTGCGGCGGTAGTACTAGGCGGCGGCTCTTAGTTATATGTAAGAGAGAAAGGTGATTGTAAGTTGCTATTTCATTTCTTTaccaatgtatatatatatagaaaaaccTCTATGTCTGCCCAGGCCCACAAGTTTATATCATTTCAATAAATGGGCTTCTTTCTTAcaatatgaattaaatttttagtgTGGTATGTAACTGTATAAATTTTATCAatagtaaataattattaatacaaCAACAGTTGTAATGATAAAAAATCGAGAAGAATGAgcttctaatatatttttggaACACTttattaatacttgttaaaaaataagaatagattttcatatgtaaaatatatttattataattaattttatatttgtttttagtagttatagaatattttaattataaattatatcaattgcttttatcaatatatatataaaccaaacattaaattatatttttaacaaccAATCGAAACGTTGTAAGAAAAAATTAGGCAAATATCTTTCACTTGTTTCAACCTATTTCAAGGTATTGCacaaatttatgaaaatattattttatgcaATCCTAGGGAATGAAGCCAAATTCAATAATAGGTTCTACacaaagttataaattttacaaattcaAGAATACGCCAATAGTCTAAAAATAAGGAGGATTGTGTATCCTTCAACCCAACTCTAGTAGGCTTATTGTTTTGAGAAAAAAAGTTTAAGGAGGTTCAACCCCCTTATTGTAATGGTCTACATTGTGTTACCTTATGTAATTGGTAAAAGAGTATATTATTCCTctaaataaatcaataatagaataataatatatatctctTTCCATTATAGGATACAAATCGAGTTAAATTATTTTAGCTTTTTGCTTATTTATCCTTGAAATATGTTCCTTGAACCCACGATATTCCTTGAGTTGTATTTTTGGAATTCTCCTGTTCCTTGGAATCTATTCCAAGTAGAATTAATTAGAGTACAGATGAACTCCTTTGTTTTGTTAAAGAATTGTTGCTCACTTTCAAAACTCACAAATAAAGATGTTTcaatacaaataataatttatgttgaACTCAAAAGTATATTATAGAAATACTAAGGGTTCGTTTCCGGtattttaaaagaagtgacttatcgCTTAAAaatagaagtgagaaataaattaataattataagttattaaagtgttcggaaaaaaagtagaagttggTAAAGAAAAACTAGCATTTTTACTTTCAACTTCTTCCTCACCAACTTCTTAACCCCAAACAGGTCAAAGAAAAGCAGAAGTAAAGAGTTGGAGCTGACTTGTGCTACCCAAACAGGGGCTATAAGTATTCTAGTTTAAACAACTAAAACGATTACAATGTTCACTTCTATGAATATGGGAGGATGAAAAATTGGTTGAAGTTAAGAAAAggtaatttcaattttaatcatCCACTTTctataattttggattttattaCTTGTACGAATTCATAATAGACaaattctaataaattataaagtagGAGCACATGTgtctttaatataaattataaataagaaacTAATTAAGCAAGTGATTAGGATGGTCACTTTTCAAAATCAAGTATTAAATAATTCCTATACTATATTTTGAGAATCAATTACCcctttatgtaaaaataattatgaatgttatcaaaatataacttgtaggtatatttatatttaattgtaatCGTTGCCCGTTTTTCAAACACTCTTTGAATAAGATCTTTAATTTTTgtatccaaaattaaaaaattaaaatgatcatcatgaacacatattaattttgaaatttaaatttttactcAATCCAACTAATTTATAGGACTTTGAGCATTTCCCCAGCACATGTATATTTTTGCAGGTCATGTAGTATAACATATGGAAGCTTCACACAATATTGCAGCatataaaaattcattaatatattataaaattaatctaatcAAAACTTTAtggaaatattattttataacaaatgACAATTTTTCACTATTATGCAATCCTAGGGAATGAAGCCAAATTCAATAATAGGTTCTGCACAAAGTTATAAAGTTTACGGATTCAAGAATACGCCAATAGTCTAAAAATAAGGAGGATTGTTCACCCTTGAACCCAACTCTAGTACGCCTATTGTTTCCAGCAAAATTGTTGCAGGGACTTCCACCAATTACAAGATCAAAGCCCCCACACATGTCAATTAGTTCTCTTAGCTTTTGATGGGTTAGATATTTCACATCGGAGATATGAATCAGCTTGCCCTGCTGGTTACTTCTTTTCCACCATCTGAGCATAACATCTCGACAAGCCTTTGAACACTCTACGGAGACTACAAACTTTAGGGGAATTTGGAGCTTATGTAGAGCAACTTCAGCTCCACCAATGCCAGAGAACAATGAAAGAACCTTAATGCCTTCAGGAAACAATCTCTTTAATACTGAGAGATGATATCCTACCGTGTTGACCTAAAacaatttacaaatttagaACAAAATATGCatatgaattaataaataaaattactaaTATATACTAGTTAATTTCATAAAGCATACCTGGAATGTGTTTCCAAGGCACCGATATCGAGCACTGCGGCTCAACATATCTGTGTGACCGTCTGGAAATCCCATTATTTTCTCGATCTGTTTGGGGTGGAGGGGTGCCACTTTATTGTTTCCCacccaaataaaattatatttcctgcAAACTTGAAGCACCTTTTTTCTGATGTGTGGGGGTGGTTCAGTTCCACAATTATCAAGCTCTTCACTTATCTTCTTGGTATGCTTTGGACGTCCATTATTAGTAACTATACAGTTTAGCTTGATCCTCGGATCCCATTTAGGCCAGGAAGTTTTAGTGGAAGGAAGGGCTCCAAATATGGTGGATGGAGGGGTGGGAAGAATTGGAAACCTCTTATCAATGGGAAGGTTGTGAATGTAACCTCTTTTTTTTGCCGCAGCAGAAAAATATATTGAGTCCACAAATTCGGGCTCAATATCGTAGAGGAAATTACTCATAGTTTCCCACACCCCTTTTGGTGCACGTGCTACATTCTCAAAATAGAAATATGGAGGCCCCTTCCCTCCTCCTCTTGCTGGAATATTTCTTGGGATACGTTCCCGATCCCTAGTAATCACAACATTATTAGGTTTTTGCACAACATGAGGAACTCCGAATCCTGTCATTGGCGTCCTACGGATACTTTCCCTCTTACATTTTATATTTAGGCCAACATCATTTAATCCTGCTTTGACACGATAACAATTTGTTAGACAACATGTGTAGTTCATGAAAACACTGTACCTGAAATAACATTCTAAAGTTGTATTTGACATTATTACCTTGTATAAAATGTTGTGCATCAGTTATCGGACTTTGTACACCTGCAGAGTTTGAAGAGCTAAGTAATCAACTTTATTGATGTTAAACAAGTATTGTATCTAGCATAGATACTAACCACATCTTCCAATAGCTTCAAATGCTTCACCACATGTAAATCCCATTTCTCGTAAAATTACCACGCCCTGCGAGAATGTGGACCGGTAATGATAAAAAGGTTGATTTGATTGTTAAAAAGTAGCATAAAATcacaattttaacaaatcacTTTATTATAAATGCATCTATCTTTTAATATAAAGTGTTATATGTAAACGACGAGATAAAATCTTGTTTCTTTTTATTCTCCAAACATTGTACAGTGTGTGagagaaaataaaatcattaatgAGTATAAAGTTTATAATAATTTCCAATAACTTTTGACAAACCTAAGTATAGGATGATTAATTTACTTGTAATTGAATATTTTCGCTCCATTGTTGATACCTTAACAAGTATGACTTATTGCATGATTCTTTCCACCTAATGTTGCATTTGAGTAACCTGAATAGATATTACCTCTCAAACACAAACCTTATTCACACTTGAGAGGCTGACATGATTAGATCTTATGTGAGGAAGATTAAATACATGATTAATGtatcttaattataattaacataTCTACCGTCTAAGAAGGCCACAAGAAAACAGCATATTCAACTTTAAACTTGTGATAATGTACTAATTTAGTTCGAAGACCTCTCTGAAAGACGACTCCctgaaatatattaatagtGTGTGAGGAATTCTTGTGTCCACACACTTTAAGACTATACTATGTGAAGATATTGAAGGATGGAGGTTTTATGCATTCGTTTTGTCAAAGACTAGTTATCCccgtatttattttataaaatcacaGTTGAGTCCTCACAAACTATGAATGTTCACCTTCAAACTATTTTGAAATAGAAAAGTAGAATAATTCATGAAATAAGTATATTTCTTTGCATGTTACATGTGTAAATGACTGTCGATCATACTAATTAAAGCAGATTCATATCTTTGTCATAAATCTTCACATAATTGGAGATGTCAAGTTGACATAAAAAGGAAAGTGAGGCCTTAACATATAAGTAAGAGAGAATgaattgaaatttacaaaataattcaCCTTATATGTGAGAATAGTATTGAATACTGCTTCTTCATTGTATGCACCTATACAAATTCAAGACGAAAAAATGAGCTACATACCAATTTGGGGTAAAAAGACAATTCCAATTCCTTGAGGATACATAAGTTTAGTGATAAGA of the Daucus carota subsp. sativus chromosome 4, DH1 v3.0, whole genome shotgun sequence genome contains:
- the LOC135152283 gene encoding DNA (cytosine-5)-methyltransferase DRM2-like; translation: MGFTCGEAFEAIGRCGVQSPITDAQHFIQGLNDVGLNIKCKRESIRRTPMTGFGVPHVVQKPNNVVITRDRERIPRNIPARGGGKGPPYFYFENVARAPKGVWETMSNFLYDIEPEFVDSIYFSAAAKKRGYIHNLPIDKRFPILPTPPSTIFGALPSTKTSWPKWDPRIKLNCIVTNNGRPKHTKKISEELDNCGTEPPPHIRKKVLQVCRKYNFIWVGNNKVAPLHPKQIEKIMGFPDGHTDMLSRSARYRCLGNTFQVNTVGYHLSVLKRLFPEGIKVLSLFSGIGGAEVALHKLQIPLKFVVSVECSKACRDVMLRWWKRSNQQGKLIHISDVKYLTHQKLRELIDMCGGFDLVIGGSPCNNFAGNNRRTRVGFKGEQSSLFLDYWRILESVNFITLCRTYY